A portion of the Deinococcus fonticola genome contains these proteins:
- the cysC gene encoding adenylyl-sulfate kinase translates to MTATAPKPTVQTGRVVWFTGLSGAGKSTLAGALHAELLARGVNVELLDGDAVRENLSRGLGFTREDRDINVRRIGFVAELLARHGVTVLVSAISPYADTRRDVLSGLPNALEVFVDAPLEVVTQRDVKGLYLKALAGEIPHFTGVSDPYEAPEAPGLHLRTDRLSVQEGVAELLRALGEA, encoded by the coding sequence ATGACCGCCACCGCCCCGAAACCTACCGTGCAGACTGGCCGCGTGGTGTGGTTCACCGGCCTGAGCGGGGCGGGCAAAAGCACCCTGGCCGGCGCCCTGCACGCCGAACTGCTGGCCCGAGGCGTGAACGTGGAACTGCTGGACGGTGACGCCGTGCGCGAGAACCTTTCCAGGGGGCTGGGCTTTACCCGCGAAGACCGCGACATCAACGTCCGCCGCATCGGGTTCGTGGCCGAACTGCTGGCCAGACACGGGGTAACGGTGCTGGTCAGCGCCATCAGTCCTTACGCCGACACCCGCCGGGACGTGCTATCTGGCCTGCCGAACGCACTGGAAGTGTTCGTGGACGCCCCGCTGGAAGTCGTGACGCAGCGCGACGTGAAGGGCCTGTACCTGAAGGCCCTGGCCGGCGAGATTCCACATTTCACGGGTGTCAGCGACCCCTACGAGGCCCCCGAAGCCCCGGGGCTGCACCTGCGCACGGACCGCCTCAGCGTGCAGGAGGGTGTAGCCGAACTTCTCAGGGCGCTGGGGGAAGCATGA
- a CDS encoding nitrite/sulfite reductase — translation MSDIETLKKELPPFEIFDLIPQYAAAGQIDPEKIDLLKWAGVYPQRPQEDGYLMMRVKVPTAELHADALRVIAGISEDFGRGLLDVTDRQAFQFHWLRIGDIPEILNRLDTVGLHTRGACGDTVRAVIASPLAGLDAREKIDVRPLARSMEGTLSGNKDFEDLPRKFKISLTGAPELEGIHLINDIGFLAHDVEGPDGQKEVGFDVWVGGGLGAVAHLAQRLGVFITPGEVVEVGRAITAAYRDHGYRVNRKKSRLKYLIKDMGAEKFRELVETEYLGRPLRSGPPAPVARFGGSDVLGVNPQKDGLNYVVLTTTVGRIDPEKARKLADLAERYGNGFLRTTAFQNMMIPHVKTEHVDALVAELQALELAPKATLRGTTIACTGTQFCRLAQTETKARVAGMIDVLEPLHTDLDVPFVINLTGCSNACTRYQVADLGFMGALRGDEEVYNVHLAGSIGQAQRTGTKLKGIVPAERLTEYTDRVLRDFKANKAPGESFVEYADRLGHGHFTPDAVLGGHPELVGA, via the coding sequence ATGTCCGATATCGAGACCCTGAAAAAAGAACTCCCCCCCTTCGAGATCTTCGACCTGATTCCCCAGTACGCCGCCGCCGGTCAGATCGACCCCGAGAAAATCGACCTGCTGAAGTGGGCAGGCGTGTACCCCCAGCGCCCCCAGGAAGACGGTTACCTGATGATGCGCGTGAAGGTGCCCACCGCCGAACTGCACGCCGATGCCCTGCGCGTCATCGCCGGAATTTCAGAGGATTTCGGGCGCGGCCTGCTGGACGTCACGGACCGCCAGGCCTTCCAGTTCCACTGGCTGCGCATTGGGGACATCCCCGAGATTCTGAACCGGCTGGACACCGTGGGCCTGCACACCCGTGGCGCCTGCGGGGACACCGTGCGGGCCGTGATCGCCTCGCCACTGGCCGGCCTGGACGCCCGCGAGAAAATCGACGTGCGCCCCCTTGCCCGCAGCATGGAAGGCACGCTGAGCGGCAACAAGGATTTCGAGGACCTGCCGCGCAAGTTCAAGATCAGCCTGACCGGGGCGCCCGAACTGGAAGGCATTCACCTGATCAACGACATCGGGTTCCTGGCGCATGACGTTGAGGGCCCGGATGGTCAGAAGGAAGTGGGCTTCGACGTGTGGGTGGGCGGTGGCCTGGGCGCGGTGGCTCACCTGGCGCAGCGTCTGGGCGTGTTCATCACCCCCGGAGAGGTGGTGGAGGTCGGGCGCGCCATCACGGCGGCGTACCGCGATCACGGCTACCGCGTGAACCGCAAGAAAAGCCGCCTGAAGTACCTCATCAAGGACATGGGGGCCGAGAAATTTCGTGAACTGGTAGAAACCGAGTACCTGGGCCGCCCGCTCCGTTCCGGGCCGCCCGCCCCGGTGGCCCGCTTTGGCGGCAGTGACGTGCTGGGCGTGAATCCCCAGAAGGACGGGCTGAACTACGTGGTGCTGACGACCACCGTGGGCCGCATCGATCCGGAGAAGGCCCGCAAACTGGCCGACCTGGCCGAGCGCTACGGCAACGGGTTCCTGCGCACCACCGCCTTCCAGAACATGATGATTCCGCACGTGAAAACAGAGCACGTGGACGCTCTGGTGGCCGAGTTGCAGGCGCTGGAACTCGCACCCAAAGCCACGCTGCGCGGCACCACCATCGCCTGCACCGGCACGCAGTTCTGCCGCCTGGCGCAGACCGAAACGAAAGCGCGGGTGGCGGGCATGATCGACGTGCTCGAACCGCTGCACACCGACCTGGACGTGCCGTTCGTGATCAACCTGACCGGGTGCAGCAACGCCTGCACGCGCTATCAGGTGGCCGACCTGGGTTTCATGGGCGCGCTGAGAGGTGATGAGGAGGTGTATAACGTTCACCTGGCCGGCAGCATCGGGCAGGCGCAGCGCACCGGAACCAAGTTGAAGGGAATTGTGCCCGCCGAGCGGCTGACTGAGTACACCGACAGGGTTCTCCGCGACTTCAAAGCCAACAAGGCGCCGGGCGAGAGTTTCGTGGAGTACGCCGACCGCCTGGGCCACGGGCACTTCACGCCGGACGCCGTGCTGGGCGGTCACCCTGAACTGGTGGGCGCATGA